The sequence GCGGCGCGTCGCCAGTTTGGCCGCCACTTTCGATTCCGAGGCGGCAAACAAGGTCGAATCACGCTCGATGGCCGCCTGATTCACCCGCATCAATTCACGCTGATACAAAACTTCATAAAAGGCGCTCTTGACCGCGTAAATCGTTTGCAGTTTGGTGTTCAGATAGAGCTTTTCCTGCATTCTGCGATCATGGCGCGCCGTTCCAATTGCGCTGTTCACTGTGCTCGGCCAGGCATTGCGCAACAGCGGCTGCCGCAGTTGCACCGAGTAGATGCGATTTCTTGTCCGGGTTGGCGCAGCGCCGAATTTGTCCGGCGAGTTGAGATCGCGCCGAATATCGCCGGTGAAATCGAGCACCGCACCAGTCGGCAGGGCTTGCTGCACCGTGGCCACGAGCGCTCGATTTTCAAAATCCAACTCCGTCGGATCCGTAGGGTTGGCGATATCCAGCGGCCGCTTTTCCAGGGTATTTTCCTGCGTGCCTTGAATGCTGAACACTGGGAGATAAGCGCCGTAAGTGCCGGCGTACGTCGCTTCTGCTTTCGAGAAATCGCCTTGCGCGAGGCGCAGGGCGATACTCTTGCTGAGCGCGATTCCGATGCAATCCTCCAGCGTCAGCGGCGCTTGCACGGCAGCACTGATCTCCGCCTCGCTGAAGGATTTGTATGCAGAGATTGAGCCATTGACTGCCGTGCTGTCATTTTTTTGAGCCTGCCCCGGACCGGCCGCGAGCAGGGTCATCAGCGCCCCAACAAAAATCGAAACGCCGATCTTGTAGTCGTTTGTGCTGTCCATGAAGTATAGTCTATCTGATGACCGATCTGCTTTTGGTTTGGTTGGTGATCTTGATTGTCATCCCCATCACCGTAAATGTGCTCTTTGCCACGTCGACTCTCTCGATTTTACCCTCAGCCTCAATAGTGTTTTCCAGGCCGGAGTCTTCCGCAAGCTTTTGCGATTCGTCTTCGACTTCTTTGGCTAAAAACGTACCGTCTTTAAGGTAGGTGCCTTCGACCTCGACAAACGAGCCGACTTTCACCTGTGAAAACCCCTTGAAGGTTCCGGCTTCATTTTCATACTCCGTATCTTTGTGCACCTTGACGGGAATGCGCATGATTTCCATCTGTTGCTTTTCCTGGTCAACTTTGCGCACAACGCCAACGAGGCTCCAATCGTCATCCAAAAAATCGCCCGTCATGATTTTCAATTGCGTGCACATAATCGTGAGATCCTTCTGAATCGTGCCTTCCATCTGCACCCACTGGCCGGGTTTGAGCGCCGCCATAATTTCCGCCGGCGTCATCCAAACCTTTGGCTGCGCCCAGCCGGATGAAGCTGCGCCCAAAAGCAACAAACCCAGGGCCGCCGCAAAAAAACGGTTTCGTGTTTTCATCATATGTCTCCTTGTGACTCTTAGATGATGTGTTGTGGATTGTTCCTCCTGCTTCTACTCTCCAATCCCAATGCGGCTTCGAACAATCTCACACTCTATTTACCGCCAGGACATCTCGCTGCGCAAATTATGTCTATTTTAGACCACAATTTTACTTGTACCGGATAGTCCCGACGACGGTTTTAGCTGGTTACAACTGCGCTAATATACGCTATTTTAAATACTGCGTTGTC comes from Cytophagia bacterium CHB2 and encodes:
- a CDS encoding TolC family protein → MDSTNDYKIGVSIFVGALMTLLAAGPGQAQKNDSTAVNGSISAYKSFSEAEISAAVQAPLTLEDCIGIALSKSIALRLAQGDFSKAEATYAGTYGAYLPVFSIQGTQENTLEKRPLDIANPTDPTELDFENRALVATVQQALPTGAVLDFTGDIRRDLNSPDKFGAAPTRTRNRIYSVQLRQPLLRNAWPSTVNSAIGTARHDRRMQEKLYLNTKLQTIYAVKSAFYEVLYQRELMRVNQAAIERDSTLFAASESKVAAKLATRRDVLSAEIQLATDKASLIKSQSDYEFALDALKEVMGIPIEMPIELLNVELSYMPVSLQEERLLRQALENNPTLHSAEAAVDRSRLQLKVAKNQLLPQFDVTAGYSGSFEKDTDQNIDLRTTGFITTINLSYPFLDRTAAANAENAQIDLSQQQDNVLNVKRQLAVSIRNIIRNTYSSIEAINTLQRSIEAAEQKVDFATTMFNLGRASNLDITDAQEALLKAQTQYVRELVDYHIQLALLESLTGQPVAQ